The genomic DNA ATGTTAAGGTTGGTTTTATTATTTTAAACTACAACACCTGGCAAGAAACAGCTCAGTTAGCTGAAAAAGTTAATAGCTTCTCTTGTGTAGATAAGGTGATTGTAGTTGACAACCTCTCCCCCAATGGCTCTTTTGACGAGTTGAAGAAGATTCAAACAGATGACATCATCGTTGTTTGTTCAGACAAAAACGGGGGCTACTCTTACGGAAATAATATCGGTGCTAAAATAGCCGACGGTTTGGGAATGGATATAGTCTTTGTTTCCAATCCGGATGTTGACGTTGAAGAAGAAGCTATTATTAAAATTGTGCAGGCTATGGTCGAGCATTCTGAATATGCTATTTTATCTGGAGTTGAATACAACATCAAAGGAGAAGTCGATTTACCTGTTGTTTGGCATGCCTATTCCTATTGGGATGATTTACTAGATTGTTTGGTGCTGACAAGAAAGCTCCAGAGAGGGAAGAAAGACATTGACCTTAACCAACAACCAGCAGAAGTAGTAGAAGTTGATTTGGTGAAGGGGTCTTTCTTTGCAGTGAGGATGTCGGATTTTCGATCAGTAGATTTTTTTGATGATAATGTATTTCTATTTTGTGAGGAGAGAATACTTGCAAAGAAAATGCAGGACAAGGGGAAAAAAGTTGGCCTACTGACCAATGCCATTTATTTTCATAACCACTCGACTTCTATCAATCAGGCCTATAAGAAAAAGAGCCAGCAAATTGCTCTGTTGTATAAGGCGAGATACTATTACAATGTCAAGTACAATCAAATTGGTCTCGTTAAAAAATGGCTTTTAATGCTATTTATGAAGCTGTCGATTGCCGAATTCCATGTCATCGACTATGTTCGTGCAAAACGTTATAATCGGTAAACTTGAAAGATACAGAACAATCCAGAAAAGGAAAGATAATCGTCAGGTTACCTGAGGCTTTCCTAACCAGGCATCCAAACTGTTCAACCAGCTTGGATGTAACATAAAGTAAGGCGGTAAGTGATTCTTAATGAAAACGGAAATACAGGAAAAAAAGAATTCCATACTATACACCATCATCCTCTTGTTGATTATTGGAATGCCTTTGCAAAGTATGGTTTTTGATGCCCTCATTCCATCAAAAATTGATAATCTTTGGCGAGATTTTTTGTTGGTTTTTGGTCTGTTGGTTGCAATCTACCAGAACAGAGGCAGAATTCAATTAGGAAAAAATGGCGTACTGATTTTATCAAGCAGTATGATTTGTTTGCTATACACATTGCTGTCAGACAGGGTATTGATTGCGATGAACCTATTCCGAACCTATGTTCTTCCAATGTTCATCTATCTGATAATTATCAACAGTATAGAATTGAATGAAGAAAGTATTAGGCGTTTGAAAAAGGTATTTATTATCAGCGCCTCGATACTTGCGGCTTGGGGGATTTTCCAAGCATGGGTTCTGGGAGATGATTTCCTAATCAAGATTGGATACCCATCCATCGGTGGTTACTTACGAAGCTATGGTTTCTATATCGGTGGCTTTTACGGTTACCAACGGGTAGCCAGTACCTTCTCAGCGCCAAATATTGCGGGGGTGTATTTTGGAATTTCGTCATTGATTACTGCAACAGAATTGAAAAATTCTAAGCGAAATCTGTTGTTCCTCGTAGTGCAAATCTTGGCGTTGGTTCTAACCTTTAGTCGAAGTGCGATTTTAGGAACACTCATTGCCTTTCTATTCTATTATCGTTCCCGTTTGTTCTTTTTCAAACTTCGGATTAGACCACTCTATCTCATTATTCTTATTTCTGTTCCGATAGCGGTGTGGTTTGCGGATAATTTCTTCTTGGACGGAACCATCATGAATATGATTTCAAGAAGTTTGTCTTCGACTGTAAACTTGACGGACCCGTCTGCGGCGAAACACTTGACGGACCTTTGGGAACCGATTGATACGATTTTAGAACATCCGTTTGGACTTGGTTTGGGGTACAACGGCCCTATTGTGCTAGCTCAGTTTGGAGTGGCCAATCTTGTAGAATCTTCTTACTATCTCTTGGCTTATAACTTCGGTATATTGGGAATGTTTGTCTATGTTCTCCCTTATATCAAGGCGATTTTTGCTAACCTATTCTATAAGCGGATGGCAGTAAGTGCAGCTATTTGCTTACTCTTGTTAGTAACTTATTTCTTGCTCCCTAACGTTGAAACCTATGAAATTATCTTCTTTGCCTATCTTTTCATCGCTTTTGATGAAGTTAGTTTTAATGCGCACGAAGAAGTGGGTTTGCAACTTGCCTAATGAGCTATAATTGAAGGATTGATATGGTGATAGGAAAAATCATAAAAAAAGCATCTAAGTATACCTTATTATATGTTTCAAGTCTGATTCCCAAAAAGGATAATCTTCTTATTTTTGGATCTTGGTTGGGCGAGAAATATGCAGACAATCCGAGGTATTTGTTTGAGTACGTTGTCAATCATCGTAAGGACTTAAATGCAGTTTGGATGACTAGCAACAAAAGTGTCTTTCAAGAGTTAACCAATCTGGGCTATCCCGTTCTCTTGTCTGATAGTAAAGAGGCACACAGGACAGCGATGAGGGCAAAATATGTTTTTACAGCGACTGGCAAACTAGATATTGGGGAGAGAAATTCGCATCTGATTGGCAGTGCCCGTTATATCAATCTTTGGCACGGAATTCCCTTGAAGAAAATCATGTATGATGATGAGTATACCTATGCTCATCATCGTCCTAATTTTCTTGCCAATCTGTTGGAATCCTTTCCTTTTCGTCATTACTATGTTGTTTCAACAAGCGAAACCTTTTCTAAAATCTACGAGTCAGCATTTCTGGTAAATAAAGGGCAGGTTTTAGAGTTGGGACAACCGAGAAATGACTACTTTTTTGATTCCTCTTATCCTAAGAGCGACTTGTTGGCTACCTTCAATGGGAAGAAAATTATCTCCTACATGCCGACTCATCGAAATGAAGGCAAGAAGCCGATTGATTTGAATAGCCTATTTGACTTAGAGAAGCTCAATGCATGGTGTGAAAAGAATCATACGGTGTTTGTTATCAAGAAACATTTTTACCATAGGGACGACCCAACCCTTTCAGCTTCATATCCGGCTATTGTCGATTTGACTAGCCAGCCGATTGATGCTCAGGAGTTGATGAAGTATTCAGATGTTTTAATAACAGACTATTCGAGCTGTTATATTGACTACATGCTTCTTGATAGACCGATTGTTTTCTTTAACTACGATTATGACGAGTATATAAAAGAAGATAGGAAAATGTATTTCCCTTATGAAGAGGTGACACCAGGAGCCAAGTGTACAAATTTTGCAGAACTGCTACAACAACTGAATGATTGGGTAGTTGGACAGGATGCATTTTGTCAAGAAAGAGAAAAAGTTAAGGGCCTTTTCTATTCTGAAAAGAACCAGCACATGGTTTCAGAACAAGTGTTAGAGGCAGTTCTTAAATTGTAAGAGTGGATATAGTAAAACAACATGAAAAAAATATTGAACAAGTATAGGGCCTTGTCGGCACCGATTAAGGCTTCTATTTGGTTTACGATTTGCAATATTTTGCAAAAAGGTATCTCAATGGTTACCGTTCCCATCTTCACACGTCTTTTGACAACGGAGCAATATGGGGTTTATTCTGTTTACCAGTCTTGGTATTCTATTATCGGTGTTTTCGCAACCCTCAATCTGTATTACGGTGTTTTTAACAATGGAATGATTAAGTACAAGGGACGCGAAGATGAGTTTACCTCCTCCATCCAAGGTCTGACCACAGCTGTAACGGGTTTGCTTTTTGTGGTCTATCTATTGGGAATGGGATATTGGAATGAAACCATCGGCCTGTCAACTCTCTTGATACTAGTCATGTTCTTGGATCTGTTTACTACACCAGCCTATTCGTTCTGGGCGGCTAGACAGCGTTTTGACTACAAGTACAAGAGTTTGGTACTGGTCACTCTTATTATCGCAATTGGTAGCCCACTTGTGGGATTGGCGGCTGTTATTCTGTCAACCCATAAAGCGGAAGCCCGAATTATTTCTTTTGTACTGATTCAGGTATGTATTGGGATTTTCTTTTACAGCCTAAATCTTTACAGGGGGAAACGTTTTTTTGATAAGAAATATTGGCTTTATGCTTTAAATTTCAACCTTCCGCTTATTCCTCATTATTTATCTCAGTCTATTTTGAACCAATCCGATCGCATCATGATCAATTCAATGATTGGTGCGGACAAGGCAGCGATTTACAGTGTTGCTTATAGTATTTCCACCTTGATGCTCTTGGTAACAAGTGCTATCAATAGTTCTTTCATTCCCTTTACTTACAAGTGTATCAGCGAGAAAAATTTTGCTTCCTTGCGTAAGAGTGCAAATTTCTTGATTACCCTGGTTGGTATCGGATCGATTGTGATTATTGCTTTTGGACCGGAGATTATCCAATTGTTTGCGCCACCAGAATACTATGATGCTATTTGGATTATCCCACCAGTTGCCGTTTCAATCTACTTTATGTTTTTATATCCGATTTTTGGAAATATTGAGTTTTACTTTGAAGCGAATAAGTTTGTTATGTGGGCTTCTATTGCAGGAGCGATTGTCAATATCGGTTTGAACTTGATTTTCTTAAAACCACTCGGCTACCTTTCAGCTGGTTATACAACTCTATTGTGTTATATTCTTTTTGCTGTTGGACATTATATCTTCATGAAGAAGGTAATTCGTTTGAATATCCCGGGTGAGAAGGTGTACGATACACGCTATATCTTTATCTTTTCTATCTTGTTGCTGGTTGCCATGTTTTTGATGGTACTGGTTTATCAGAACTTGTTGATTCGCTATCTGGTTATCTTGGTAATTGCTAGCACGGCAGTTATCAAACGTAAAGAAATATTGACCTCAATTAAAGATATTAGAAAATAATAATGAGTATGGGAGGTTTGCTCATGAATCAAAATGAACAGTTGCACAAAACACTAGTTGAAATTTTAGATTTTGCGAAGGAAATTTGTGAGGAGCACAAGCTGACCTATTTCTTGGTTTATGGAACTGCCCTTGGCGCAAGACGGCACTCCGGTTTTATTCCTTGGGACGATGATGTAGATATTGCCCTGCCTCGGAAAGACTATGAACAGTTCCTTCGTCTAGTTGCAGAGAAAAAGGATAGTTCCTATACTGTTCAAAATGAAGACAATGAGGGAAATTACTTTTTGACTTTTGCAAAGGTACGAAAGAAAAATACGGTTTTTATTGAAAGTATCCTAGAAGCTGAGTACAAAGACAATGGGATTTACATTGATATTTTCCCTTTGGACTTTGTTGAGAATCCCAACTCGGTCGGGTTTAAGTTGAGGAGAGGAATGTTTGACTATCTCAAGCATATTCTCAAGTTCTCAACTTGCAGAAAACTTTACAAGACCAAGTATAGCCCTCTTCGTTATGCTTTGGAACATATTCTGGCCTTGCCAGCTTTTGTCTTTTCTAACAAGAGTTTGTTAAAGATGGCCAATCGTTTTATTCATTCGACTCAAGAGGCAGCTTATGTGGGGCAATACGATCAAACATCGGTCGAAGCAATTATGCCTTATGATTATTATTTCCCTGCTGCTCAGGCTACTTTTGAAGGTAAAGAGTACAGCGTACCTGCTAAACTCGATAAGTACTTGGAGCACAGTTATGGTAGTGATTTTATGGAGTTACCGCCCGTTGAAAAACGAGTGACCCATAATCCTGTGAAGTTGATATTTTAGGATAGTGTCATGAAGAAAGAGCAACAAAAAAATGCCATTATTTTGGCAGCGGGATTTGGTATGCGAATGGTACCAATCAACTTTGAAACCCCAAAAGGCTTGGTGGAAGTAAATGGCCAGCCTCTGATTGAACGGCTTATTGAGCAATTGCAAGAGGCAGGAGTCAACGATATTACGGTTGTCGTTGGCTATTTGAAAGAGCAATTTGACTATCTGCGGAATCGTTATGACTTGACCTTGGTAGAAAATCCTTATTATAGCGAAAAAAATAATCTTTATTCTCTATCCTTGGTTAGTGAGAAAATAGGGGACACCTTTATCCTACCGTGTGATATTTGGTGCAAGGAAAATCCTTTTCTTACACCAAGTGAGAAATCCTTTTATATGGTTTATGACCATCAAATTTCTTCGCCAACTGACCAGAATAAGGCGTACTGGGATAAGATGACTGGGATTGCCTATATCGCTGAAGGAGATGCTGAGTGGCTTAAAAACAATCTTCAGTGTATTCTGGAAGAAGAAAGCGGGCAGACAGCCTTTTGGGAAGAAGCTCTTTATGAAAAAGACCAGTTGTTGGTTACACCTAAACATATAGCCACTACTTCGGTCAAGCAAATCAATACCTTTGAAGACCTCAGAAATGCAGATGAACATTCCGTTCATTTGCAATCGGATGCAATTGAAATCATCTGTCAAGTATTGGGAGTTGAAGCAGCAGAAGTTGAAGAAATCACTGCTTTGAAAAAAGGTATGACCAATCGCTCCTTCCTGTTTTCCTGTCAAGGGAAACAATATATCATGCGCATCCCTGGTGAAGGAACTGATTTACTAATCAATCGCAAAGAAGAGGCCGCTGTCTACAAGGCCCTGTCTGGCTACGGCATTTGCGATGATATTATTTACATTAATCCAGACAACGGCTATAAAATTACTGGCTTTATTGATTCAGCTAGGAATTGTGATGCAGGTAATCCAGATGATCTGATAAAATGTATGGCCCGCTTGCGAGCCTTTCACCAGCTTGGTCTAAGTGTGGAGCATGAGTTTAATATTTTTGAACAAATTCTCTTCTATGAAAATCTTCGTCAAGG from Streptococcus oriscaviae includes the following:
- a CDS encoding O-antigen ligase family protein — protein: MKTEIQEKKNSILYTIILLLIIGMPLQSMVFDALIPSKIDNLWRDFLLVFGLLVAIYQNRGRIQLGKNGVLILSSSMICLLYTLLSDRVLIAMNLFRTYVLPMFIYLIIINSIELNEESIRRLKKVFIISASILAAWGIFQAWVLGDDFLIKIGYPSIGGYLRSYGFYIGGFYGYQRVASTFSAPNIAGVYFGISSLITATELKNSKRNLLFLVVQILALVLTFSRSAILGTLIAFLFYYRSRLFFFKLRIRPLYLIILISVPIAVWFADNFFLDGTIMNMISRSLSSTVNLTDPSAAKHLTDLWEPIDTILEHPFGLGLGYNGPIVLAQFGVANLVESSYYLLAYNFGILGMFVYVLPYIKAIFANLFYKRMAVSAAICLLLLVTYFLLPNVETYEIIFFAYLFIAFDEVSFNAHEEVGLQLA
- a CDS encoding glycosyltransferase family 2 protein, with the protein product MNQNVKVGFIILNYNTWQETAQLAEKVNSFSCVDKVIVVDNLSPNGSFDELKKIQTDDIIVVCSDKNGGYSYGNNIGAKIADGLGMDIVFVSNPDVDVEEEAIIKIVQAMVEHSEYAILSGVEYNIKGEVDLPVVWHAYSYWDDLLDCLVLTRKLQRGKKDIDLNQQPAEVVEVDLVKGSFFAVRMSDFRSVDFFDDNVFLFCEERILAKKMQDKGKKVGLLTNAIYFHNHSTSINQAYKKKSQQIALLYKARYYYNVKYNQIGLVKKWLLMLFMKLSIAEFHVIDYVRAKRYNR
- a CDS encoding NTP transferase domain-containing protein; this encodes MKKEQQKNAIILAAGFGMRMVPINFETPKGLVEVNGQPLIERLIEQLQEAGVNDITVVVGYLKEQFDYLRNRYDLTLVENPYYSEKNNLYSLSLVSEKIGDTFILPCDIWCKENPFLTPSEKSFYMVYDHQISSPTDQNKAYWDKMTGIAYIAEGDAEWLKNNLQCILEEESGQTAFWEEALYEKDQLLVTPKHIATTSVKQINTFEDLRNADEHSVHLQSDAIEIICQVLGVEAAEVEEITALKKGMTNRSFLFSCQGKQYIMRIPGEGTDLLINRKEEAAVYKALSGYGICDDIIYINPDNGYKITGFIDSARNCDAGNPDDLIKCMARLRAFHQLGLSVEHEFNIFEQILFYENLRQGQPSLYDDYEAVKRSIFALRDYIEEHVEEKVLTHIDAVPDNFLLYEKDGEEEIRLIDWEYAGMQDPHVDVAMFSIYSLYNKEEIDRLIDIYFEGQCSTPIRLKIYCYVAACGLLWSNWCEYKRLLGVEFGDYAHQQFQYARDFAAYLPIAD
- a CDS encoding LicD family protein, whose translation is MNQNEQLHKTLVEILDFAKEICEEHKLTYFLVYGTALGARRHSGFIPWDDDVDIALPRKDYEQFLRLVAEKKDSSYTVQNEDNEGNYFLTFAKVRKKNTVFIESILEAEYKDNGIYIDIFPLDFVENPNSVGFKLRRGMFDYLKHILKFSTCRKLYKTKYSPLRYALEHILALPAFVFSNKSLLKMANRFIHSTQEAAYVGQYDQTSVEAIMPYDYYFPAAQATFEGKEYSVPAKLDKYLEHSYGSDFMELPPVEKRVTHNPVKLIF
- a CDS encoding CDP-glycerol glycerophosphotransferase family protein codes for the protein MVIGKIIKKASKYTLLYVSSLIPKKDNLLIFGSWLGEKYADNPRYLFEYVVNHRKDLNAVWMTSNKSVFQELTNLGYPVLLSDSKEAHRTAMRAKYVFTATGKLDIGERNSHLIGSARYINLWHGIPLKKIMYDDEYTYAHHRPNFLANLLESFPFRHYYVVSTSETFSKIYESAFLVNKGQVLELGQPRNDYFFDSSYPKSDLLATFNGKKIISYMPTHRNEGKKPIDLNSLFDLEKLNAWCEKNHTVFVIKKHFYHRDDPTLSASYPAIVDLTSQPIDAQELMKYSDVLITDYSSCYIDYMLLDRPIVFFNYDYDEYIKEDRKMYFPYEEVTPGAKCTNFAELLQQLNDWVVGQDAFCQEREKVKGLFYSEKNQHMVSEQVLEAVLKL
- a CDS encoding lipopolysaccharide biosynthesis protein gives rise to the protein MKKILNKYRALSAPIKASIWFTICNILQKGISMVTVPIFTRLLTTEQYGVYSVYQSWYSIIGVFATLNLYYGVFNNGMIKYKGREDEFTSSIQGLTTAVTGLLFVVYLLGMGYWNETIGLSTLLILVMFLDLFTTPAYSFWAARQRFDYKYKSLVLVTLIIAIGSPLVGLAAVILSTHKAEARIISFVLIQVCIGIFFYSLNLYRGKRFFDKKYWLYALNFNLPLIPHYLSQSILNQSDRIMINSMIGADKAAIYSVAYSISTLMLLVTSAINSSFIPFTYKCISEKNFASLRKSANFLITLVGIGSIVIIAFGPEIIQLFAPPEYYDAIWIIPPVAVSIYFMFLYPIFGNIEFYFEANKFVMWASIAGAIVNIGLNLIFLKPLGYLSAGYTTLLCYILFAVGHYIFMKKVIRLNIPGEKVYDTRYIFIFSILLLVAMFLMVLVYQNLLIRYLVILVIASTAVIKRKEILTSIKDIRK